A stretch of Clostridia bacterium DNA encodes these proteins:
- a CDS encoding transcriptional regulator has product MQFYEKLDFLMNISNTTNSALSLYVNLDPSHISRLRRGKRSAVKDENSLRLMAEYFSRRCSDDYQRKALADTLGIDFLFLDTCNSSQYIMRWLMDEKNEGAKKIENFLNQITNISARPIASEPANFLPTIASTADTQIYFGLEGKRLAVEYFLSEVLAQEQSQTLLLYSDEPTDWITANKEFAAKWAELMVQVLSKGNRIKIIHTVSRDLDEMLNAISQWIPLYMSGLIEPYYYPKKKDGIFKRTLFIAPNTSAITSSTTGDMINKAANFYIKNKEAVWALTEEFNQYISLCNPLMKIFTSYEKPSYIDTLLEFEKEKVNCIIITESLSLLTMPEAVASSFIPRIMDKNLNYYELAKNRMISFQKQLHDNSFFEIIRIFDGEKIKNGEVKISSSYMLSGEDAYYTLEEYTSHLENIQHLMNTYPNFNVYLIEKPIEIRYMVYVKENLGAIIAKTSAPSVAFAFNESNLTAVFWDYLKSLIGEKAYRNPNKNVSSDRLSEYISSLKQYHNQEFKDEKLKR; this is encoded by the coding sequence TTGCAATTTTATGAAAAGCTTGATTTTCTAATGAACATTTCAAATACAACCAACAGCGCTTTGTCGTTATATGTTAACCTTGACCCTTCCCATATCAGCCGTCTGCGGAGAGGGAAAAGAAGCGCCGTTAAGGATGAAAATTCTTTGCGCCTAATGGCGGAGTACTTTTCACGACGTTGTAGTGATGATTATCAACGCAAGGCTCTTGCGGACACGCTGGGTATAGATTTCCTTTTCCTTGATACATGCAATAGCTCCCAATACATAATGAGATGGTTAATGGATGAAAAGAATGAGGGTGCTAAAAAAATTGAGAATTTTTTAAACCAAATAACAAACATTTCTGCCCGACCTATAGCATCTGAACCTGCTAATTTCTTGCCGACGATTGCTTCCACAGCTGACACTCAAATTTACTTTGGGCTTGAAGGTAAAAGACTTGCTGTTGAGTATTTTCTTTCTGAAGTTCTTGCTCAGGAGCAATCACAAACCTTATTGCTTTACAGCGACGAGCCTACGGACTGGATAACTGCCAATAAGGAATTTGCGGCAAAATGGGCTGAGTTAATGGTGCAGGTGCTATCAAAAGGCAATCGAATAAAAATCATCCATACGGTAAGCCGTGACCTTGATGAGATGCTAAATGCCATAAGTCAGTGGATACCCCTTTATATGTCCGGCTTGATAGAGCCTTATTATTATCCAAAGAAAAAAGACGGTATTTTTAAGAGGACTCTTTTTATTGCTCCTAATACATCTGCAATTACATCAAGTACAACAGGGGATATGATAAACAAAGCGGCTAATTTTTATATTAAAAACAAGGAGGCTGTTTGGGCACTTACAGAAGAGTTTAATCAATACATAAGTTTGTGTAACCCCTTAATGAAGATTTTTACATCGTATGAAAAACCATCATATATCGATACTCTCCTAGAATTTGAAAAAGAAAAGGTCAACTGCATCATAATAACGGAATCTCTATCCTTATTAACAATGCCTGAAGCTGTCGCTTCCAGCTTCATACCTCGCATAATGGACAAGAATTTAAATTATTATGAGCTCGCAAAAAATAGAATGATAAGCTTTCAAAAACAGCTGCATGACAATTCATTTTTTGAAATTATTAGAATTTTTGACGGTGAAAAAATAAAAAACGGAGAAGTTAAGATTTCCTCCTCTTATATGTTGAGCGGAGAAGATGCATATTACACGCTGGAGGAATACACATCTCATTTGGAGAACATTCAGCACCTTATGAATACCTATCCAAACTTCAATGTATATTTAATTGAAAAACCCATAGAAATCCGATATATGGTTTACGTTAAGGAAAATCTTGGTGCGATTATTGCTAAAACCTCTGCGCCCTCCGTAGCATTTGCTTTTAATGAAAGTAACTTGACCGCTGTATTTTGGGATTATTTAAAATCCTTAATAGGCGAAAAAGCTTACCGGAATCCAAACAAAAATGTAAGTTCTGATAGACTTAGTGAATATATCAGTAGTTTAAAACAGTACCATAATCAGGAATTTAAAGACGAAAAACTCAAAAGATAA
- a CDS encoding recombinase family protein, which produces MEVLSLRKVRKIESVLTRISIRKRVAAYARVSSKKDASLHSLSAQVSYYSEMIQSHTGWDYVGAYVDEAITGTENRRTEFQKLLSDSRAGKIDLIITKSISRFARNTLMLLEAVRELKDLGIDVFFEKENIHSMSGDGELMLTILASFAQEESRSASDNVKWRIRKRFAEGELVNLRFMFGYKIEKGTVEINAEEAGIVRLIFSEYVNGLGCTRIAKKLREMRVARPRGGRWDAERVAEILKNEKYTGNSLLQKKFVSDHLTKKLKPNKGELPQYFAEGTHPQIIDGVTYQKAQEIMSKRKERFQGNTKQGRYPFTSMIVCGNCGKKYKRKTSHGRVYWNCSTYLEFGKKACQVKQIPEKILKELAVEVLGATPFDGEYFLNSIKEIRVLEPSKLEFIFMDGHSVIKEWQNKTRSESWNEEDRERARQRGRIQGEGGI; this is translated from the coding sequence ATGGAGGTGCTAAGCTTGCGAAAAGTCAGAAAGATTGAGTCTGTTTTAACAAGAATTTCAATAAGAAAAAGAGTAGCAGCTTACGCTAGAGTATCCAGTAAGAAGGATGCTAGCCTTCATTCCCTGTCGGCTCAGGTTAGCTACTACAGTGAAATGATACAGAGTCATACTGGGTGGGATTACGTAGGCGCATATGTAGATGAAGCGATAACCGGGACGGAGAACAGAAGAACGGAATTTCAAAAGCTTCTGAGCGATTCCAGAGCAGGTAAAATTGACTTAATAATCACCAAGTCAATATCTAGGTTTGCTAGGAACACACTAATGTTACTTGAGGCGGTAAGAGAGTTAAAGGATTTGGGTATAGACGTCTTTTTTGAAAAAGAAAATATTCATTCAATGAGCGGGGATGGTGAGCTGATGCTTACTATCCTCGCTTCTTTTGCTCAAGAGGAAAGTAGATCGGCCAGTGACAATGTCAAGTGGCGAATCAGGAAACGCTTTGCTGAAGGTGAGCTGGTGAATCTTCGGTTTATGTTTGGATACAAGATTGAAAAAGGAACGGTAGAGATTAATGCTGAGGAAGCTGGTATCGTTCGACTAATATTTTCAGAGTACGTAAACGGATTGGGATGCACAAGGATAGCCAAGAAGCTTAGAGAAATGCGTGTAGCCAGACCAAGAGGCGGACGTTGGGATGCTGAACGTGTAGCAGAGATTCTTAAGAATGAGAAATACACAGGCAATTCACTGCTTCAGAAGAAGTTCGTATCCGATCATCTAACCAAGAAACTCAAACCAAATAAAGGTGAGCTGCCACAGTACTTTGCTGAAGGCACTCATCCTCAAATCATTGATGGAGTGACCTACCAGAAAGCCCAAGAGATTATGAGTAAGCGTAAGGAGAGGTTCCAAGGCAATACTAAACAAGGACGATATCCATTTACAAGCATGATAGTATGCGGCAATTGTGGGAAAAAGTATAAACGGAAAACTAGCCATGGACGAGTCTATTGGAATTGCTCAACCTACCTTGAGTTCGGAAAGAAAGCATGTCAGGTAAAGCAGATACCCGAGAAAATCCTTAAAGAGCTAGCAGTTGAGGTGTTAGGCGCCACCCCCTTCGATGGGGAATATTTTTTAAACTCAATAAAAGAGATTCGCGTTCTTGAACCTAGTAAATTAGAGTTCATTTTCATGGATGGCCATTCTGTAATTAAAGAGTGGCAGAACAAGACCAGAAGTGAAAGCTGGAATGAAGAAGATAGGGAACGAGCTAGGCAAAGAGGACGAATACAAGGGGAAGGAGGTATTTAG
- a CDS encoding OFA family MFS transporter: MMRGDIVKLFQEENPNPTTINMEHEKHRRWTILLGGFLLSLMGGMSYAWGSFVVPLVMDWGWTATQAVLPFTVLIVVFAITMIPAGWIQDKIGPRKVATWGAVLFFVGYILSGFLPWIPYPGWLVFSYGFIVGIACGLTYSCIAPTARKWYPDRPGFAVSTGVMGFGLAAVVFSPFQRLMINSIGVDGTFQVFSVFVAAVALVGAQIMKNPPKGYHISSLSGSAQNEEMDPIKVVEDVSPERFIRTPEFYLLWSALAMVIGGGLTAIGLIPAYGEIELKLAPAVAATAISAYALTNGFGRPIVGYLSDRIGVIRIMTVVYIVQAIVFLLLPWVAVNFVLLVLCSLLLGVGYATTFALFPVLVSSGFGTKYLGLNYGLVFSAFAIGALTSLIGSKLLDITQSFTPAFLLAGSTTVVGLILLRILRRRLK, translated from the coding sequence ATGATGAGAGGAGATATCGTGAAGCTGTTTCAAGAGGAAAACCCGAACCCAACGACGATCAATATGGAACATGAAAAGCACAGGCGGTGGACGATTCTTTTAGGGGGATTTCTACTTTCTCTAATGGGGGGGATGAGTTACGCCTGGGGTTCTTTCGTTGTTCCCTTGGTAATGGACTGGGGATGGACTGCGACACAGGCTGTTCTTCCATTCACAGTATTGATTGTTGTTTTCGCGATAACAATGATTCCAGCTGGATGGATTCAAGATAAGATTGGACCAAGAAAGGTAGCAACATGGGGTGCGGTGCTGTTTTTTGTTGGCTACATTTTGTCTGGGTTTCTACCATGGATTCCCTATCCTGGCTGGTTAGTCTTTTCATATGGATTTATTGTAGGCATTGCCTGCGGACTTACTTATTCATGCATCGCTCCTACTGCCCGCAAATGGTATCCTGATCGACCTGGCTTTGCTGTGTCAACTGGGGTTATGGGATTTGGGCTTGCTGCAGTGGTGTTTTCACCGTTTCAACGATTGATGATTAACAGTATAGGAGTAGATGGAACTTTTCAAGTATTCTCGGTTTTTGTAGCAGCAGTAGCTCTCGTAGGCGCTCAGATAATGAAAAATCCGCCAAAAGGATATCATATTTCTAGCTTAAGTGGATCGGCACAAAACGAGGAGATGGACCCAATCAAAGTGGTTGAAGATGTCTCTCCTGAAAGGTTCATTAGAACACCTGAATTCTATCTCTTATGGTCAGCACTGGCTATGGTAATTGGTGGGGGATTAACTGCTATTGGTCTTATTCCTGCTTATGGAGAGATTGAGCTGAAGCTAGCACCAGCCGTAGCAGCTACAGCAATATCTGCTTATGCATTAACAAATGGTTTTGGGCGACCAATAGTAGGTTATTTGTCCGATCGTATCGGAGTAATCCGTATTATGACAGTTGTTTACATTGTACAGGCAATTGTGTTCCTTTTGCTGCCATGGGTTGCAGTGAATTTCGTATTGCTTGTATTATGCTCCTTGCTTCTAGGGGTAGGATATGCCACAACATTTGCACTGTTTCCAGTACTTGTGTCATCAGGTTTTGGTACAAAGTATTTAGGATTGAATTATGGCCTTGTCTTCAGTGCCTTCGCCATAGGGGCTCTTACAAGTTTAATTGGTTCCAAACTATTGGATATTACTCAGTCATTTACACCTGCATTTCTCCTTGCGGGATCCACAACAGTTGTAGGCTTAATTCTATTACGTATATTGAGAAGAAGGCTTAAATGA
- a CDS encoding recombinase family protein yields MVTENQSAMKRVAAYARVSTDNDEQLSSFKAQRDYYVKHIHSKPDWKFVEIYTDEGISATSTKKRDGFNRMIKDAIGGKIDLIITKSVSRFARNTVDSLTTIRRLKEKNVEVFFEKENIYSLDSKGELMLTIMSSLAQEESQNISSNVKWGQRKRFADGKVSLPYGRFLGYEKGKDNIPQVVEKEAVVIRRIYRLFLEGKTPSNIARVLTKERIRTPGGKEKWSSSTVKSILMNEKYKGDAILQKTFTTDFLTKKKKINEGELPKYYVENSHQAIVDPETYELVQEEFKRRKASGKTTSSINCFASRVTCGACGGFFGRKVWHSNTKYATTIWQCNNKFRKKTYCHTPHLKEEDLKKAFVGALNSLIESKEEILKTCDEVMNTITDYTKEENEVRGIQEEADAIGLVLEKLIGQNARLALDQEEYSQKYNSLASKYNELQENIHTLNEEIIKKKAKRNQMTVFIRELRRMEHLISEFDETLWSALVTTVVVNGMEELIFHFRGGTMAPWQIKE; encoded by the coding sequence ATGGTTACTGAAAATCAGAGTGCAATGAAAAGAGTAGCTGCCTATGCGAGGGTCTCAACTGATAACGATGAACAACTTTCAAGTTTCAAAGCGCAGCGAGACTACTATGTAAAACATATTCATTCAAAGCCCGATTGGAAATTTGTTGAGATATATACAGATGAAGGGATATCAGCTACAAGTACCAAAAAAAGAGATGGTTTCAATCGAATGATTAAGGATGCTATAGGTGGAAAAATTGACCTAATAATTACTAAATCAGTCTCTAGATTTGCAAGGAATACAGTTGATTCACTAACGACAATTAGGCGTTTGAAGGAGAAAAATGTTGAAGTGTTTTTCGAGAAGGAAAACATATATTCGTTAGATAGCAAAGGCGAGCTAATGTTAACTATAATGTCCAGCCTTGCTCAAGAAGAATCGCAAAATATAAGTTCCAATGTGAAATGGGGACAGAGGAAAAGGTTTGCCGATGGAAAGGTCAGTTTGCCATATGGTAGATTTCTTGGTTATGAAAAAGGAAAGGATAATATCCCGCAGGTTGTGGAAAAGGAAGCTGTTGTTATTCGAAGAATTTACAGACTTTTTCTTGAAGGTAAAACACCTTCAAATATTGCGAGGGTATTAACAAAGGAGAGAATACGGACACCTGGAGGTAAGGAGAAATGGTCATCAAGTACAGTGAAAAGTATCTTAATGAATGAAAAATACAAGGGAGATGCTATTCTCCAAAAGACATTCACAACAGATTTTCTTACCAAGAAGAAAAAAATAAACGAGGGCGAGCTTCCCAAATACTATGTAGAGAATAGCCATCAAGCGATTGTTGATCCAGAAACCTATGAACTAGTTCAAGAAGAGTTCAAAAGGAGAAAGGCATCAGGCAAAACTACCAGTTCCATCAACTGTTTTGCAAGCAGAGTAACCTGTGGAGCTTGTGGTGGTTTCTTCGGTAGAAAAGTATGGCATTCCAATACTAAGTATGCGACCACCATATGGCAGTGCAACAATAAATTCAGAAAAAAGACGTATTGCCATACACCGCATTTGAAAGAAGAGGATCTTAAAAAAGCTTTTGTGGGAGCCTTGAACAGTTTGATTGAAAGTAAAGAAGAAATACTTAAGACTTGTGATGAAGTGATGAATACGATTACTGACTATACGAAGGAAGAGAATGAGGTTAGGGGGATTCAGGAAGAGGCTGATGCTATAGGCTTGGTTCTTGAAAAGCTCATAGGGCAAAATGCTAGGTTGGCTTTGGACCAAGAAGAATATAGCCAGAAATACAACTCGTTGGCCTCAAAGTACAATGAGCTGCAGGAAAATATTCATACTTTAAATGAGGAAATTATTAAGAAAAAAGCGAAAAGGAACCAGATGACAGTCTTTATTCGGGAATTAAGAAGAATGGAGCATCTGATAAGCGAGTTCGACGAAACCTTATGGTCAGCGCTTGTGACTACAGTTGTTGTGAATGGAATGGAAGAATTGATTTTTCATTTTCGGGGTGGGACGATGGCACCCTGGCAGATAAAGGAGTAG
- a CDS encoding RNA polymerase subunit sigma-70 — MTESQIRRIRERREEGDSYASIARELSLSANTVKSYCQRNKIVKPTRIMEPSAKKKGETCVNCKKPLEPGLTGRPKRFCSEGCRRAWWEDHPEESKKKAYYTVICKECGIPFESYGNKNRKFCCHACFIKNRFERMKQNYDNGTI, encoded by the coding sequence GTGACAGAATCGCAAATTAGAAGAATAAGGGAACGACGTGAGGAGGGGGACAGTTACGCGAGTATTGCAAGGGAACTGTCCCTCTCTGCGAATACAGTGAAATCGTATTGTCAGCGAAACAAAATCGTAAAACCTACAAGGATCATGGAACCAAGCGCGAAGAAGAAGGGAGAAACATGTGTAAATTGTAAGAAGCCTTTAGAGCCAGGACTTACAGGCAGGCCAAAGCGTTTTTGTTCAGAGGGTTGCAGACGGGCCTGGTGGGAAGATCATCCTGAAGAATCCAAGAAGAAGGCATACTATACCGTGATATGTAAGGAATGTGGAATCCCATTTGAGAGTTATGGCAACAAGAACCGCAAGTTCTGCTGTCATGCATGCTTTATCAAGAATCGCTTTGAGAGGATGAAACAGAACTATGACAACGGAACAATTTGA
- a CDS encoding recombinase family protein has product MRDSNDKKIISIREKMNSIVPLEKIRVCAYVRVSTENKEQLSSLKNQTDYYSDKLQRNPEYEFCGIFSDKGISGNKVHRPGLQEMLEKARKNEIDLIVTKSISRFARNTLTLLRIVRELREKSVGIIFEEQNINTLRAEGELMLTVLGAIAEEERKSVCENIRWGVKRRFENGQYKVDTSRLLGYVRDDKGDMIIDEEQACIVRRIYSLFIMGVPGYQIAKIFNAEAVTTFSPKPWASHRILRIISNEKYVGDTLLQKTYANELGKSILNRGGRPQYYIKDSHPAIISRVDWQKAKQIRISRKCKPYPFTSKIRCPYCGASLIRVVHQRKWVSWICLTYMQRGKDVCKGARISESILKKLVGSGSLLEVMVLMEVNNEKRAKDRTEKDFYLIPASKHDGSRRKE; this is encoded by the coding sequence GTGCGGGATTCAAACGACAAAAAAATAATAAGTATTAGAGAGAAAATGAACTCGATTGTTCCCCTAGAAAAAATAAGGGTTTGTGCTTATGTTCGGGTTTCAACAGAGAATAAGGAACAGTTGAGCTCTCTTAAGAACCAGACTGATTATTATAGCGATAAACTACAAAGAAATCCTGAGTATGAATTCTGCGGAATTTTTAGTGACAAAGGAATATCAGGAAATAAAGTTCATCGACCCGGTCTGCAAGAGATGCTTGAGAAAGCAAGGAAGAATGAAATTGATCTTATAGTCACCAAATCCATTTCAAGGTTTGCTCGCAATACGCTCACACTTCTAAGGATCGTAAGAGAATTGAGAGAAAAGAGCGTTGGGATAATATTTGAAGAGCAGAATATCAATACCCTACGAGCTGAAGGGGAATTGATGCTCACTGTGCTTGGAGCCATAGCGGAGGAAGAAAGAAAGTCAGTCTGTGAAAATATTAGATGGGGAGTTAAAAGAAGATTTGAAAATGGGCAATACAAGGTGGATACAAGCCGATTGCTTGGCTATGTTCGTGATGATAAGGGAGATATGATAATCGATGAAGAACAGGCGTGTATTGTGAGGAGAATATACAGTTTATTCATAATGGGCGTTCCAGGTTATCAAATTGCCAAAATATTTAATGCAGAGGCAGTTACAACTTTTAGCCCTAAGCCCTGGGCCTCTCATCGAATCCTTAGGATTATTTCTAACGAAAAATACGTTGGTGATACACTTCTGCAGAAAACCTACGCAAATGAACTTGGAAAAAGTATATTGAATCGTGGAGGAAGACCACAATACTATATCAAAGACTCACATCCAGCCATAATAAGTCGAGTGGATTGGCAGAAGGCAAAGCAAATCAGGATTAGTAGGAAATGCAAACCATACCCATTCACAAGCAAGATAAGATGTCCTTATTGCGGAGCATCTCTCATCAGAGTTGTCCATCAGCGAAAGTGGGTGAGTTGGATATGCTTAACATATATGCAAAGAGGAAAAGATGTATGCAAAGGCGCGCGTATATCTGAGAGTATTCTTAAGAAACTGGTAGGCAGTGGTTCTTTATTGGAAGTAATGGTGCTAATGGAGGTGAATAATGAAAAACGTGCGAAAGACAGGACCGAAAAAGATTTCTATCTTATACCCGCTTCAAAGCATGACGGATCAAGAAGAAAAGAATAA
- a CDS encoding recombinase family protein has translation MKNVRKTGPKKISILYPLQSMTDQEEKNKKLTRVAAYCRVSSGSEEQRTSYNAQIQYYERSIRENPEYTYAGIYADEGISGTALKKREALNRLMDDARTGQMDMIITKSLSRFGRNTLDCLNIIRELKELGIDLYFEKEDLHTMRSEGEFLLTLIAATAQQESLEQSENVKWGIRRKYEAGNIKSIPSGKFLGYDKDSEGELVINEMQAKTVRRIYSDFLGGYGTYQIANRLTNEKVPMTHGGKAWHASHIMKVLTNEKIKGDTQFQKTYNVDYLTKRRAKNKGELPQKYLENTHPAIIDRKTWEIVQLELLRQKHFSLEHFTDNYHWHSLEHPFSGKIICAQCGHTYIHLSSKKKGEKPKEYWRCKTFFGRKGSPITGKMYTPNAPKGRNPTPSNLRRRKKLEPRQMLCTDIRIDIEKPAEKFIRSWNHLVVKRDQYMAKWEGLIDGEDILASYRIKELMSLLATTGCIDDVPYELMLKTLSHIEVDSEGELKLVFLAGLKI, from the coding sequence ATGAAAAACGTGCGAAAGACAGGACCGAAAAAGATTTCTATCTTATACCCGCTTCAAAGCATGACGGATCAAGAAGAAAAGAATAAGAAGTTGACGAGAGTGGCCGCATATTGTCGTGTATCCTCTGGAAGCGAAGAACAAAGGACAAGCTATAATGCTCAAATCCAGTATTATGAGAGGTCCATTAGGGAAAACCCAGAATACACCTATGCAGGCATCTATGCTGATGAAGGCATATCCGGTACAGCGCTTAAAAAGCGTGAAGCACTCAATAGGTTGATGGACGATGCCAGAACTGGCCAAATGGATATGATTATAACAAAAAGCTTATCGCGATTTGGAAGGAACACGCTAGATTGTCTGAACATAATAAGGGAACTGAAAGAACTAGGTATAGATCTTTATTTCGAGAAGGAAGACCTCCACACCATGAGAAGCGAAGGAGAATTTCTACTGACGCTGATCGCAGCCACCGCTCAACAGGAGAGTTTGGAGCAGTCCGAGAATGTGAAATGGGGTATTCGAAGAAAGTATGAAGCAGGCAATATAAAGAGCATACCGAGTGGTAAGTTCTTAGGTTATGATAAGGATTCAGAAGGTGAGTTAGTTATCAATGAAATGCAAGCGAAAACTGTGAGAAGAATTTACTCGGATTTTTTGGGTGGGTATGGCACCTATCAGATTGCGAATAGGTTAACAAATGAAAAGGTGCCTATGACTCATGGTGGCAAAGCATGGCATGCCAGTCATATTATGAAGGTCTTAACGAATGAAAAAATTAAAGGGGATACACAGTTTCAAAAGACTTACAATGTTGACTATTTGACCAAAAGACGTGCTAAAAACAAAGGAGAGCTACCCCAAAAGTATTTAGAAAACACTCATCCGGCAATCATAGATCGAAAGACCTGGGAAATTGTGCAACTAGAATTATTACGGCAGAAGCATTTTTCTTTAGAACACTTTACGGATAATTATCACTGGCACTCATTGGAACATCCATTTAGCGGGAAAATAATTTGTGCTCAATGTGGACACACTTATATTCACTTGTCTTCTAAGAAGAAAGGAGAGAAGCCGAAAGAATACTGGAGATGTAAAACATTCTTTGGAAGGAAAGGCTCTCCGATAACAGGGAAGATGTATACACCCAATGCGCCCAAAGGAAGAAACCCGACTCCATCAAATCTACGTCGTCGTAAGAAACTAGAGCCAAGGCAAATGCTCTGTACTGATATTCGGATTGATATAGAAAAGCCTGCAGAGAAATTTATTAGGTCCTGGAACCATTTAGTTGTTAAAAGGGACCAGTATATGGCGAAATGGGAGGGACTGATTGACGGTGAAGATATTTTAGCTTCATATAGGATTAAGGAATTGATGAGCCTACTAGCTACAACGGGTTGCATTGATGACGTGCCATATGAGCTGATGCTTAAGACGCTAAGCCATATTGAGGTTGATAGTGAGGGGGAACTGAAATTGGTGTTTTTAGCGGGGCTAAAGATCTGA